Part of the uncultured Desulfobacter sp. genome, TTATCTTGTCAGGCCCAAAGGGGATCAGCGCAAAAATTTATTGTCCCTGCCCCATGGGGCTGGGCGGAAGTGGGATCGGGCCGGTTGCAAGGAGAGGCTGAGAAGTCGATATGATATTAATTCCCTTAAAAGAACAGGGTTTGGCGGTCATGTGATTTGTGATGACAGGGAGCTTTTATATGAAGAAGCCCCTCATGCCTATAAAAATATCGATCAGGTGATTCAGGATCTTCTTGATGAAAATTGGGTTGACGTTATTGCCACATTTAAACCGCTGGTAACATACAAAAAAAGGAAAAATAAATGATAAACTGGTTACAGATAACATCCGGGCGCGGCCCGGAAGAGTGTTGCTGGGTTGTGGCAAGGCTATCGGAATGCATTGTCAAAGAGGCGGAAATCAAAGGGATTTCATACAAAATTATTGAAAGGATTTCCGATGTTAAATCAAACTTGCCCAAATCGGTATTGATTTCACTTGAAGGGGATGCCGTTGATACCTTTGCAACCTCTTTTGAAGGGACGGTCCAATGGATTGGCAAAAGCATGTTCAGGCCGCATCATAAGCGGAAAAACTGGTATGTTGGCGTGAATCTCTTTTCACCCCTGAAAGAAAATAAGTGGTCTTTTGATCAATTGAAAATCGAAAAGATGAGAGCATCCGGGCCTGGCGGACAGAATGTCAATAAAAGAGAGACAGCTGTCAGGATTACACATAAACGAACCGGTTTGAGTGTGACAGCCCAGGAGGAGCGTTCTCAGTATCTGAACAAAAAGCTGGCGTTAAGCCGGTTAAATGAATTGCTGAAAAAAAAAGAAAGTAAAACCGAGATGAAAAGTCAGAATCGTCGATGGAATGGCCATAATCGGCTTGAACGGGGCAACCCTGTCCGGGTTTATAAAAACGAAGAATTCAGTTTGACTATAGTTTGATGGTGTCCCGGGGAATCACGGGTGGTGATTTCCCGGGATTGTTTTACCCTTTCACAACCCCGAGAGGGCGAAGTTTGTTCAGGGGCTTGATCAAATCAAGCTGGTCTTCAATTACGGTTTCAATATTTTTATATGCCTGGGGTGCTTCCCCAAGGTCGTACATGCCCTTGGCTTTGCCGCGCCTGACCTTACTCCAGCGGTCGAAAACGATGCCTTGCATGGCCTGGTCGCAGTTTTCGGGTGTAAGTTCTCTGGTTGCCTGTAGCCGTCCCAGGACCCGCCCTGCACCATGGGAACAGGACATGAACGACTCAGGATTACCCAGGCCTTCGACGATGAAGGAAGGGGTTCCCATTGAACCAGGAATAATTCCGGTCTCTCCTTGTTTGGCTGAGGTTGCCCCTTTTCTATGAACCCACACATTCTTATTAAAATGGTTTTCCAGGGCTGCATAATTATGGTGAATATTAACTTCATCGGCAAATTCAGTCCCGGGGAAAACTTGCGTAAAAGCATCCTTGAACCGGGTCATTATTTTTCTGCGGTTTTCACGGGCATAAGAGAGTGCAAAATTCATATCATTGATATAATTTTGCCCTTCCGCTGTCTCTGCCGGCAAAAATGCCAGGTCTTTTCCTGGTGTGTCTGCATGCCACTTTTGATTCAGTTTAACCGCAATGTCATTATAAAAGCGTGCTATCACATTGCCCAGATGCCGGGAACCGGAGTGGATCATCAGCCAGATCCGGTCATCATCGCCTGCCTGGATTTCTATAAAATGATTGCCGCCGCCAAGGCTGCCTAAATTTTTATAGGCAAGTTTTTTAACATGGGACGAGTACCACCCTCTCTCTTCATACGCTTCAATGTCATCAAGGTTTTCCCATATCTGGGGCTCTTTATGGGCGTTACCTTCTCCACAGGGAATATATTTTTTGACCAATGTAACAGCCTCTCGTAGGTTGTGCCGGCTAGTTTCGGACACTGGGAGGTTGGTTCTGACAGATCCCATGCCACAACCGATATCCACACCCACGGCATTAGGGATAACAGCATTGTCCGCGGCAATTACGCCACCGATGGGCATACCGTAGCCCGGATGACAGTCCGGCATCAGGGCTACGTGGTGGAAAACAACAGGGTGCATGGCCAGATCCTCGGCTTGCGCCATGGCAAGTCCTTCGAGGTTTGAACACCAGGATTTTATAGGGACTTTATATTTATCTTCTTTTTTTACCCACTCCATTTTTTATTCCTCTTTATTTTATAAGAAAGTCTCAGTAAGCCACTGAGTTCTTTAAACCTTTGTTGTGGGTCGAGCCTGGGTGTCGATAGATCAGGTCGGCCCATGGCTGTTATTTTTCAACTGATATCTGCCAACGGCGGTCATCAATTTTTGTACAGTTTATATTCAGGTCTAAAAATTGTTTTACGACTTCAATATTTGTCATTGTATGACGGCTGGGCGGTTGGGTGACAAATGACCCTCCACCGGCCATGGCCAAAGGGATTAACAATTGATCCGCAAGATATTTTCCCACGGGGGCATCAGAAGCCAGATAGCTTTTCACCTGACCCACACATCTTTTGGCAACCTTTTCAGCGGTAACCCCTTTGACCCCGAATCCGGTAAACACCTCTGTAAGATTTTCGCTTTCCACGCAGAGCGTCAACACGTTCCCCGGTCCATGGGAATCAAGGATGTTCACAATTTCACAGTTTTCCCAGCCCAACAGCTTTTTGACTGTTTTAATCTCTCTTGCTGCAATGTTTTCAGCCAGGTTTGCTACAAACGCCTTTGCTGTTTTATTTAATACGTCACCCCGCTGGGTGAGATCTATTTTTCCAAGAGGGGCAGGGGCAATCTCTACTTTTATCTTTCCCCCGCCAGCCGGATAAAAACCGGGGCGAATCAAAGCTGCTGACACGGTTGGGCCCATCTTGTTGATGAGCCCAATAAATGTCTGATCGAGAAAATCAAAAGGCGGGGCATATGGATTGTGGGTGCCGCCTTCCAGTATGACCTCGGACGGTCCGTCTGCCGCCAGCAATGCCGGTAATATTGTTTGAAGGACCAATGTGCAGCTTCCTGCTGTTCCGATGGCAAAATTATAATTGCCGGTGATTATATTGCTTGGTTCAAATTTAATGGACTGTGAACCGATGTTCGCACCTTCTGCCTTTGCATTGCCCACTTTGAGGGCCGCATTGACGCAGGTCAGGTGCTGCCGCATCAGTCCCGGCTTTTTTCTCCCTGCCCGGATCTTGTTTATTGTGAAAGGTTTGCCTGTAACCAGGGACAGGGCAAGGGAGGTCCTCAAAATTTGTCCGCCACCTTCTCCAAGCATTCCGTCAATCTCCAACATGATATTATCCTTTTGCTTTAACTGCGCTAAGTTCACAGCAGGTTCACAACACGATCCGCAAGCCCTTTTTCTCCGAGCACAACACTCATTTTTGAATTTGATACCACCCTTTCAAGGATATCAAGTTCACGCAGCCTCATCAGTGTTGGATTGTTGTCCAGAAGCTTGGCTGTGTTTGCCTGGCTTCTCATGGCTGCAGTCTCTTCTCTTCTCATGATCAGGTTGGATTCTGCAGCCTTTTTGGCTTCAATGACCTTGTTCATCAGGTCTTTCATATCGCCCGGCAATATAATATCTCTGATGCCGAAGCTTCTTACCTGAATGCCTAAAGCTTGAGCGCTGTCTTGGATCGCCGCAATCAAATCATTTGATACGTTTTCTTTTGTGTCCTTTCGGCAAGCCTGTGTAAATCAAAAAAATTAAGATAACATTCAAAACAGACCCGATCCAAAAAAACAGTGTGTAAGGCGATGAGGGATAGTTTGCAGTGCAAAAATGTGTCTCAAAACATACTGGATTGGCTAAAAGGTCGTTTTACAGATTATCAGCTGTTTCCCCTGATTTTTTAGCGATTGTGTTTTCAAATGACCACGGCAACCAGTCAGAAGGGTTTTGGAAGATCTCGGAAGAGTGCTTCTGTAGTGCGGTCAGGTATTCAAAGGGATTTATATTTTGCAGGTTGCAGGTATGTATCAGGCTCATGAACAGGTCGCCAATATAGGCACCGTGTTCGGTTTTATAAAATAATGAATTTTTTCGGTGCAGAATCGACTTTTTCAGCAATTGTTCGCAAAGATTATTATCCAGCGGTGCTCCAGGGATCTCCAGGAAACGGGTCAATTCCTGCCAGTGATTCAACATATATGATATGGCCTTGCCCAGACTGGAGTTGGGTTCTACTTCTTTGTTTTCAAACTTGTCTTCCAGCCATACTTTAAGCGCCCGCATCAGTGGACCGCTGTGGGTTTGATGATATTGAAGGCGTTGAGCATCGTCCAGGCCTTGCTCCCTTACCTTATGATCGTGCTCATAAATTTTAGCCACTGTATCAATTACATGGTCACACTCCTCAGGGAAATCGTCCATGACGTCGACAAAGTTACGGCGTCCATGCACGAGACAATTGCATAATATCGATTCAAAACCTTTTGGCAGATTCCTGGACAGAGCATCACACATCTGTATTGGCCGATCTTCTCTGGATCCCCGTTCTTTCAGAATCCTGGATAAATTTTCTCCAGCATGATTGTGGCCGGTAAAAAACAGGGCAATCTTTCCTACGTCACATTCTGACAGGATTCCGGAAGTGAACATCCCTTTTCGCTTGGCTGCCTTGTCTGTTTCTTTTATCAAGGATAAAATTTTCATTGTCGTGTCGTCATTGTACAACACCTTGCCTTGTGCAGCCTGACGGACTAACTCTGTATATACCGGATGAATCTTGTCTGCTACGCTTTCGATGATTTCCCATTGGGTCGATGGGGGCAGCGGCATCCCCAGGCTAGCCTGAAGTTTGCCCAAGCGGTATAAAGGGACTCCTCTGCCATATTTTAGAAGGGCCAGCATGGCACCGGATTTGGCATCATATTTTTCTTTGCCCACATTGTCGGGCGCCTGGGCAGTAAAAATCTGCCCACAAAGGTTACACCGCAATCTCTGCAGTTCATATACTGTCGCCTGGAAGGGAGCACCGCCTGTTATCCGGACGATCTTGGCAGGTGGTTTTTCACCATACAATTTACCTTTTTCACAGGCAGGGCAATCATTACCTGACTTAAGGCTTTGATGACAGATCTTGATCTTCTTGGCACCTTTATAGGCGTTTGCACCATTTTTGCCGTGACCTTTTTTCTTCTTTTTTCGTTTCGGCCGGTTCTGCGGATTCGACGTTTTCTTCTTTTCGGTCTTATCGCCGAATACCATTTTTAATAACCGTTTAATGGATGCTGCTTTTTCATTGGACAACGTATTCAAATAAGCAACGGTTTCAACCAATGCTTTGATCAACTCATAATCGCCGTCCTGCAGTTCATTTGATCTTACCCGCTCAAGGAGCGCGTCAAGTTCGTCCTGCTTTATGTCCATCGTTTTTGACATGAAATGTGTGCTATCACATTTAAACTCTAATGTCTAGATTTTTTTCCACAAAAGTACATTATTTTTTTGAGGATTTCCGTTCCATATCAACATCTGTAATTCATGTGCAGCCAATGGGTGAATTTCATCTCCTCCCTTTTTAGGCCACCATTTAAAACGCCCCTTGCTCAATCTTTTTTGACAAAGCCAGAAGCCCTGGCCATCATATATTAGTATCTTCAGGGCAGTCCCCGGTTTGTTTCTGAAAACAAAAACATATCCGGAAAAAGGATTTTGTTTTAACACCCTGCGACAAACAGCTGCCAGGCCGTCGATCCCCTTTCGAAAATCAGCAGGAGTTACCGCCAGCATTATCCGCATTTGCGGTGTGATTTGGATCATGGAACACCAGCCAGTAAATATTTACCAAGGCTGATCACTGCCGGGTCTGCACGACCTTTAAAACACATACGCATCTTAAAACCGGCCTGATTCTCCATTTCTATTATACAGTTGGTATCTTCCGGCGCTGGAGTGATCTCTATAAACAGGGGGGAGTCATCGTCTTCTTCAGGAGAATCGACTGTAGTACAATGAATGGCATTATAAATTTTTTGTTTTAATGTGGTATGATTAAGCCGTAAACTGTGGGCAATCTTATTTATGCTCAGCCCTTGAGCATGGTGAAGGTCTGCTGCCGCCTGCCATAAATTATCCGGTATTCTTGACCTTCCGGTTCTGTTATTTCGCCAGTCTGCAAAAAGCTGCTGGACTTTTTCTAATGCGATTGATTGTTCTGCTGTCAATAATTGTTTATTCATCGGTCCCTCCATTAGCAATGTTCAAGTTGGAACCGATAATATCACCCGGTACTGGGTATTTCACGCAGGCTTACCGGAAGGACACTTTCTTTTTCGTTCAGCACTGAATCAAGTTCCAATGCACCAATCACGGATCGTAATGCAAGTTGCGCCTCCCTGTACAAGACTTGTTGGCTGTCTTCGGACAATGATACTGATTTCAGCGCATCTGTGATGCCAAAGCTCAGCATGGCATTCATTCTCAGAGTCACTTTATCAGATGTCATGATCTCCTGGCCTGACACATTCAGGAGTTTTTCTCTCAGATCAACCGGAAAGAACCTGTTTACAGCTGTTCCGGTCCAGAAAAGATGGCGGCCTGCGGGAAGGGTCTCAACATATTTTCCATCTTTAAAGTGCACACATTTATGCCCTTCCTGGACATCAACAATATAGAAAAATTGAGCCGCATCTTCATTTTTTGCGATCTGGGCCACAGCCTCGTGCATGAAACGAACCTGTCTTGCATCAATTATCTCAACCCTTAGTTTTTTAAAGTCTTTCCAAAGGGCGTAAAGGCCGGGGCCGAGGATTTTGGCAAACCTTCCTTCAACCCATACAAGTGCACGCTGATAATCCTCTAAGTCAATGACCTGCACGTGATTGTCCAGCATACCAGACTTAATCATTAAATCTAAATTCTCATGAATCAGCCATGGATTTTTCATTGAGGCAATGTCTACTCTGACGCTGAAAAAGGGATCCGCAAACCAGTGGCGGCCTTTTTCCAGGATACCTTTAAATTCTCTATCTTTGAAGTATAACCCTTTTTCGTAAGAACGGATTTTTTTTGTTCTAATCATTTTTTTTCCTTTTCGTTTTCAAGCCGTTCTCAGTCCGGCCAATGTAATGGTTTAAGAAGAGCAATCCGTCATCCGGCGACACCTGGATCTGCGGAGCAGTATTTAAGTATATGAATCATGCTTGCTTCGTTTGGCGGATACTCTGTCAAACCAAACCATAAGCTCAACATTTTTTCTTCATTCGTTGTGAACAGTTCATATACGGTATCCATATGCTTCATGGCGAATCCGTGGGTGTTGTTTTCTCCATCTGCCTGATAAAATTTCAGCGTTTGGGAAAACCTGCCGGATCACTTCATGCCCTCCTTAAACCTTTTTAAGATAAACCAATTACCGGAGCAGGAATCGAACCTGCAACTCTCGTGTCCTTTGCACGATGCTCTACCCATTGAGCTATCCATTAAGATGCCGTTCCTTTGTTAGAATCCATGTCCGGAACACCCAGTATTTACAGCTTTAGTTGAATACTGTGTGCCGCTGGCCCGGTGGCATCTGCCTTTGCTATAAAGCAACGGGTGTGCCAGTTGCTAAAAGAAATATTTATAAAATTATAACTATTTAAAAAAATAGTGATTATGACGAGTTTTGGGGCATTAGAAGCTTGACATGTGATATTTGCGTTTTGTAAAATATAGAAATATTGATATGAAAAAAACGGTTGTAATCGGGATTTTAGGGCCTGTACTTGATAGAGGGGAAAATGCATCACGGTGGGAACACTGGCGGCCAACTGTGGCGATATGTCAGCACAGCGAGCTTTTGGTAGATCGCTTTGAGCTCCTTTATGAGAAAAATTATACTCGTCTGATGAAGCGGGTAAGAGAGGATATCCGGGATGTCTCTCCGGAAACGCAAGTGGTTCCTGTTGAAACCGATTTTTCTGATCCGTGGGATTTTGAAGAGGTATATGGCGTATTGCTCGATTTTGCCAAAGGATACCACTTTGATATTGAAAATGAAGATTATTTGATTCATATCACCACAGGGACCCATGTTGCCCAGATATGCCTTTTCCTTCTCATCGAATCAAACTATTTGCCGGGTCGGTTATTGCAGACAAGTCCTCCCCATAGAAAAAGGAACCATGATCTGAGCGGGGAATATAGAATTATTGATTTGGATCTTTCCCGATATGATCAGATTGCCATGCGATTCGAGCAGGAGATGAAAGATGATATTTCTTTTCTAAAATCCGGCATAGAAACACGGAACCCATCGTTTAATAATTTGATTGAACAAATTGAGCGTGTTGCCATCAACTCGGTTGACCCTGTTTTGATAACAGGCCCCACCGGCGCTGGTAAATCCCGTTTGACCAGAAGGGTGTATGAATTGAAAAAAGCCAGACGCCAGTTAAAAGGGCGTTTTGTGGAAGTCAATTGTGCGACCTTGAGAGGTGATGGGGCAATGTCTGCTCTTTTCGGGCATAAAAAAGGGTCATTTACAGGGGCGACCAGCGACAGGGACGGCCTTTTAAAAACAGCAGATAACGGCATGCTGTTTTTAGACGAGGTGGGCGAACTTGGCCTGGACGAGCAGTCCATGCTGCTTAGGGCAGTTGAGGAAAAGCAGTTCCTGCCTGTGGGTTCCGATACCGAGGCCCATAGTGACTTCCAACTGATTTGTGGTACCAACCGGAACCTGTTTCAAGATGTCATGGAAAAAAGATTCCGGGAGGATCTTCTTGCCAGAATAAATCTATGGACGTTTGAAATGCCGGGATTGAATAAGCGGCCTGAAGATATTGAGCCGAATTTGAACTACGAACTTGACCGTTTCACCGAAAGAACCAAACGGCATATCACATTCAATAAGGAGGCTCGGAATCGATTTTTAAAATTTGCAACCTCCCCCGAAGCGCTCTGGCCTGCAAATTTTCGAGATCTTAACGGCGCCATTACAAGAATGGCAACACTTGCACCTGGTGGCAGGATCACGGACCAGGTTGTCAAAGATGAAATCCATAGACTATCCCTTAGATGGGGCTCCTTTCCAAAGCAAAGAGATGATGGAATATTAGTGGAACTGATCGGTGAAGAACGAACTGCAGCTCTTGATCGATTTGAAAAAATACAGCTTGCAGATGTTATTAGAATCTGTCGCACTTCCAAAAATATTGCACAGGCAGGCAGAACTCTTTTTGCAGCATCAAGAAAAAGAAAGACACGTTCAAATGATTCGGACCGACTGAGAAAATATCTTTCTAGATATCAAATAAGCTTTCAAACTCTCCGATTACTTCAAAAGTAATTTCACCACAAAGGCAAGAGCCTTTATATTTCATGCACCTTCTCCTAAATTTTAATTAGTTTAGTGCGTTGCTATAGAATCAGATCTGAAGCGTTTTCCATTTATCCTCTAAACAGCAGGAGAATATCCCGACTGCCACTGTAGGGCAATGGAGAATTTGAATCTTGGAAATCAGATTTGACCAATCGACATTTTAAGTTGTGGCGAGGACTATTCGTCTGAGAAACTCAGTATCTCAGACGAATCAACACAATAGATTATCCCTGTCAATCATGTTGTTTAAATTCTTGCTTGTTGACTTATTTTAATCTGCAGGGTGCCCGACCGGGTCTTTCTGGCTGTTGTTGTATTTGATGGGGAAGTATACTCTTTTTTTGCCTTTTTTTAATAGTATTCACAACACTCGAATTCCTGATGAGTTGTTCAGCAGAATCCACAAAAAAAGCAGACCTGGAAAGCCCCTGGCTTTTGCAACCCTGTCAATCTTGATAAGTTTATACTCAGGAACCGTAATATTTATCCTCTGGGTCTTGGGAGCGATGAAGGTAAAATCAATATCAGAAAGGTACAAAAAACTGTCTCTGGTATACAAATCTGAATCTAAAAGGTCGTCCATTTTAGAGGGAGTCGGGGGTTCAGAGATGTCTTCGCCGTTATAATATAATTCTACCGCTTCTTGTATGTTAAGGATGGCTTCCTCCTGGGTATCACCATATGCAAAACATCCAGGGATATCAGGTATAGTCACCCCGTAACCGGTGTTATCGTCCTTATGAATAATTACCGGATATTTCATTTCACTTTCTCCATTT contains:
- the prfH gene encoding peptide chain release factor H, yielding MINWLQITSGRGPEECCWVVARLSECIVKEAEIKGISYKIIERISDVKSNLPKSVLISLEGDAVDTFATSFEGTVQWIGKSMFRPHHKRKNWYVGVNLFSPLKENKWSFDQLKIEKMRASGPGGQNVNKRETAVRITHKRTGLSVTAQEERSQYLNKKLALSRLNELLKKKESKTEMKSQNRRWNGHNRLERGNPVRVYKNEEFSLTIV
- a CDS encoding RtcB family protein; this translates as MEWVKKEDKYKVPIKSWCSNLEGLAMAQAEDLAMHPVVFHHVALMPDCHPGYGMPIGGVIAADNAVIPNAVGVDIGCGMGSVRTNLPVSETSRHNLREAVTLVKKYIPCGEGNAHKEPQIWENLDDIEAYEERGWYSSHVKKLAYKNLGSLGGGNHFIEIQAGDDDRIWLMIHSGSRHLGNVIARFYNDIAVKLNQKWHADTPGKDLAFLPAETAEGQNYINDMNFALSYARENRRKIMTRFKDAFTQVFPGTEFADEVNIHHNYAALENHFNKNVWVHRKGATSAKQGETGIIPGSMGTPSFIVEGLGNPESFMSCSHGAGRVLGRLQATRELTPENCDQAMQGIVFDRWSKVRRGKAKGMYDLGEAPQAYKNIETVIEDQLDLIKPLNKLRPLGVVKG
- the rtcA gene encoding RNA 3'-terminal phosphate cyclase — protein: MLEIDGMLGEGGGQILRTSLALSLVTGKPFTINKIRAGRKKPGLMRQHLTCVNAALKVGNAKAEGANIGSQSIKFEPSNIITGNYNFAIGTAGSCTLVLQTILPALLAADGPSEVILEGGTHNPYAPPFDFLDQTFIGLINKMGPTVSAALIRPGFYPAGGGKIKVEIAPAPLGKIDLTQRGDVLNKTAKAFVANLAENIAAREIKTVKKLLGWENCEIVNILDSHGPGNVLTLCVESENLTEVFTGFGVKGVTAEKVAKRCVGQVKSYLASDAPVGKYLADQLLIPLAMAGGGSFVTQPPSRHTMTNIEVVKQFLDLNINCTKIDDRRWQISVEK
- a CDS encoding IS66 family transposase → MDIKQDELDALLERVRSNELQDGDYELIKALVETVAYLNTLSNEKAASIKRLLKMVFGDKTEKKKTSNPQNRPKRKKKKKGHGKNGANAYKGAKKIKICHQSLKSGNDCPACEKGKLYGEKPPAKIVRITGGAPFQATVYELQRLRCNLCGQIFTAQAPDNVGKEKYDAKSGAMLALLKYGRGVPLYRLGKLQASLGMPLPPSTQWEIIESVADKIHPVYTELVRQAAQGKVLYNDDTTMKILSLIKETDKAAKRKGMFTSGILSECDVGKIALFFTGHNHAGENLSRILKERGSREDRPIQMCDALSRNLPKGFESILCNCLVHGRRNFVDVMDDFPEECDHVIDTVAKIYEHDHKVREQGLDDAQRLQYHQTHSGPLMRALKVWLEDKFENKEVEPNSSLGKAISYMLNHWQELTRFLEIPGAPLDNNLCEQLLKKSILHRKNSLFYKTEHGAYIGDLFMSLIHTCNLQNINPFEYLTALQKHSSEIFQNPSDWLPWSFENTIAKKSGETADNL
- the tnpB gene encoding IS66 family insertion sequence element accessory protein TnpB (TnpB, as the term is used for proteins encoded by IS66 family insertion elements, is considered an accessory protein, since TnpC, encoded by a neighboring gene, is a DDE family transposase.), which encodes MIQITPQMRIMLAVTPADFRKGIDGLAAVCRRVLKQNPFSGYVFVFRNKPGTALKILIYDGQGFWLCQKRLSKGRFKWWPKKGGDEIHPLAAHELQMLIWNGNPQKNNVLLWKKI
- a CDS encoding SPFH domain-containing protein — encoded protein: MIRTKKIRSYEKGLYFKDREFKGILEKGRHWFADPFFSVRVDIASMKNPWLIHENLDLMIKSGMLDNHVQVIDLEDYQRALVWVEGRFAKILGPGLYALWKDFKKLRVEIIDARQVRFMHEAVAQIAKNEDAAQFFYIVDVQEGHKCVHFKDGKYVETLPAGRHLFWTGTAVNRFFPVDLREKLLNVSGQEIMTSDKVTLRMNAMLSFGITDALKSVSLSEDSQQVLYREAQLALRSVIGALELDSVLNEKESVLPVSLREIPSTG
- the rtcR gene encoding RNA repair transcriptional activator RtcR, with the translated sequence MKKTVVIGILGPVLDRGENASRWEHWRPTVAICQHSELLVDRFELLYEKNYTRLMKRVREDIRDVSPETQVVPVETDFSDPWDFEEVYGVLLDFAKGYHFDIENEDYLIHITTGTHVAQICLFLLIESNYLPGRLLQTSPPHRKRNHDLSGEYRIIDLDLSRYDQIAMRFEQEMKDDISFLKSGIETRNPSFNNLIEQIERVAINSVDPVLITGPTGAGKSRLTRRVYELKKARRQLKGRFVEVNCATLRGDGAMSALFGHKKGSFTGATSDRDGLLKTADNGMLFLDEVGELGLDEQSMLLRAVEEKQFLPVGSDTEAHSDFQLICGTNRNLFQDVMEKRFREDLLARINLWTFEMPGLNKRPEDIEPNLNYELDRFTERTKRHITFNKEARNRFLKFATSPEALWPANFRDLNGAITRMATLAPGGRITDQVVKDEIHRLSLRWGSFPKQRDDGILVELIGEERTAALDRFEKIQLADVIRICRTSKNIAQAGRTLFAASRKRKTRSNDSDRLRKYLSRYQISFQTLRLLQK
- a CDS encoding type II toxin-antitoxin system HicB family antitoxin, which codes for MKYPVIIHKDDNTGYGVTIPDIPGCFAYGDTQEEAILNIQEAVELYYNGEDISEPPTPSKMDDLLDSDLYTRDSFLYLSDIDFTFIAPKTQRINITVPEYKLIKIDRVAKARGFPGLLFLWILLNNSSGIRVL